The Amycolatopsis japonica nucleotide sequence GGTGTGCGAACTGGGGCATCACGTGCTCGTGGTGTCCGCGCAGGCCGAGCCCGAGCAGGTGCTCGGCGCGATCGCGGCCGGTGCCAAGGGTTTCCTGTCCAAGGACGTCGACGTCGACGAGCTGCTGACCGCGATCAGGACGGTCGCGCGCGGCCGGGCCTACGTTTCCGCGGTGGTGGCCGGAATGATCATCAAGGACAACGCCGACCGTCCCGTGGCGGCTCCGGACGTCGCGCTCTCCGCGCGGGAGAAGCAGGTGCTGCGGCTCGTCGCTGCGGGCGAACGCGACGTCGACATCGCCCGCATCCTGGGCATCGGAGTTCGGACGGTCCGCGGTTATCTGGACCGGATCCGTGACAAACTCGGAGAGAGAAGGCGGGCCGGTCTGGTCCGCAAGGCCATCCAGCTCGGGCTCGCGTCTCCGCCGGAGGTGCCCGGTCCGTCTCGGCCGGTCGCGCCCCGCGCCGACGCGGGCGGATTCGAAGGACGCCGGTGAACGCAGACGAGCAGCAGCCGAAACGCGGTAAAACGATCAACGTCGGGGTGATCGAGGATCATCCGCTGTACCGGGACGCCGTCGCGCGTGTCCTCACCGAAGCGCCCGACATCGAGCTGGGCGCCGTCGCGGACTCCGTCGCGCGGTTCGCCGTCCAGGAGCAGCCGCCCGGCAGCGTGGTCGTCCTCGACCTCAAGCTGCGCGGTGTCCAGGACGCCGCCGCGGTGCTCGAAGTGGGGCAGATGGGGCACAAGGTGCTCGTGGTGTCCGCGCACGCCGAGCAGCCCGAGGTCCTGGGCGCCATGCAGGCCGGGGCGAAGGGCTTCCTGTCCAAGGACGTCGACGGCGACGAACTCCTGCGCGCCATCCGCACCATCGCCGACGACAACGCGTACGTGTCGCCGACGTTGGCCGGGATGATCATCCAGGACAGCGAAGACCGCCACGCCGGGCCCAAGATCGTCCTCTCCGAGCGGGAGAAGCAGGTCCTGCGCCTCGTCGCGGCCGGCGAACGGGACGTCGACGTGGCGGAGATCCTGAACATCAGCGTGCGGACCGTGCGGTCCTACCTCGACCGGATCCGGGACAAGACCGGCGAGCGGCGGCGCGCCGGCTTCGTCCGCGTGGCGATCCGGGAAGGCCTGCTGCGCTAGACCCCCTCCGCGTTTCGTCCTCTAAACGCGGGGGGCCGAGAAGTTCACCCGCAGCGTGTACACCGAACTGGACGCGGTGATGAACAGGTCGTTCCGCCGCGGCCCGCCGAAGGTCAGGTTCGAACAGACCTCCGGCACCCGCAGCTTCCCGATCCGCGTGCCGTCCGGTGCGAAGCAGTGCAGGCCGTCGTGCGCGGCGGCCCAGACCCGCCCGGCGGCGTCCAGGCGCACGCCGTCGAAACCGCCGGCGTCACTCGTCGCGAAGACCTCACCGCCGGAAAGCCGGCCGTCGTCCACCGAGAAAACCCTGATGTGGCTGGGATTCTGCCGCGTGTCCGCGATGTAGAGCAGCGACTCGTCGAGCGAGAACGCCAGCCCGTTCGGACGCGAGAAGTCGTCCGCGACGATCCGCACCGAACCGTCCACCGGATCGACGCGATAGACGTGACAGGCGCCGATCTCGCTCTCGGCTTGATGGCCCTCGTAATCGCTGTCGATGCCGTAACTCGGGTCGGTGAACCAGATCGCGCCGTCCGAGGACTCGACGACGTCGTTGGGGCTGTTGAACCTCTTGCCCTGATAGGTCCCCGCGAGGACGGTCGTCGTGCCGTCGTGCTCGGTGCGCGTCACCCGGCGGTTGCCCTGTTCGCAGCTGACGAGCCTGCCCTGCCGGTCGACGGTGTGCCCGTTGTGGAATCCGGCGGGCTCGCGGAACACCCCGACCGCGCCCGTGGTCTCGTCCCAGCGCAGGACCCGGTCGTTCGGGATGTCGCTGAACACCAGGTACCGCCCGGCGGGGAAGTAGGCGGGCCCCTCGGTCCACCGGCAGCCGGTGTGCAGCCGCTGCATCCACTCGTCCCCGTTGACGCGGGCGAACCGCTCGTCGAGCATTTCGAACTGCGCCTTGACCATGTCCATGAGAACCCCAGTGTTCCGAATGAGATATTGCGATCATCATGAACCGCCGAACTTGATATGGTCAACCCATGGATGACGTGGATCGCATGTTGCTCACCGCCTTGCAGCAGGACGCGACTCAGGCGTACGCCGCGCTCGGCAAGGCGGTCGGGCTGTCCGCGGGCGCCGCGCACGAGCGGGTCCGCAAACTGCGCGAACAGGGCGTCATCCGGCGCACGACCGTCGATGTCGATCCGGCGGCCGTCGGCCGGGGCGTGATGGCGTTCGTGCTGGTCGAGGCGGGCTCGTGGATGGGCGATCCGCCGACCAAGGCGGCGCTGGAAGCGCTGCCGGAGGTCGTCGAGGCGCACATCATCGCGGGCCCGGCTTCGCTGCTGGTGAAGGTGCGCACGCCGACCACCGAAGAGCTGCAAGCGTCCTTGCGCAGGCTGTACGCGATCGAGGGCGTGACCGGGACGCAGACGATCGTGGTGCTCGAATCCTTCTTCGAGCGCCCGGTGGACGCTAGAGGCGACGGTTCGCCAGAACCCCCGTCGCCGCCCGGGCCTTCCCGCTGACCGCGGGGTCGACGTCGATGATCACCAGTTCCGGCCCGGCGCCCAGCTGGGTGTGGAGGCGGCCGAAACCGTCGGACACCGTGGAGTAGCCGATCCCGGTCGGCGCCTTGGGGTTCACCGGGGTCGAGGTCGTGGCCGGATCGGCCTGCCCGCAGCCCAGCACCCAGCAGCCGGAGTCGAGCGCGCGGGCGCGCACCAGCACCTCCCACTGCTCGCGTTTGCCCTCGCCCGCGCCCCAGGACGTGGGCACGAGGACGATGTCGGCGCCGTCGTCGGCCAGCTTCCGGAACAGTTCGGGGAAGCGGATGTCGTAACAGGTCGCGACGCCGAAGGTCACGCCGTCGACCTCGAAGGTGGCCGGGGCGGTCCCCGGGGCGACCGTGTCCGACTCGGCGAACCCGAACGCGTCGTACAGATGGATCTTGTCGTAGCCGAAGTGATGCCCGGCGCCGGTGACGAGCAGCGTGTTGCTCACGCGCCCGTCGGGCGACGGCGTGAACATGCCCGCGACGACCACGACGCCGTGTTCGTCGGCGAGTGCCGTCACTGTGGACGCCCAGGGACCGTCCAAGGGTTGCGCGACGGGCGCGAGCGGGATGCCGAAGCGCGCCATCGCCGCCTCGGGGAACACCACGATCCGCGCGCCCTCGGCCGCCGCGGCCGTCACGCCTTCGCGAATCAGCTTCAGGTTCGTCTCGGGATCCTCGGCCGCCGTGAGCTGGCACAACCCGATTCGCGGCACGGAGGCCTCCCTCATCGTGGGATCGCTGGTCACCACCCCAGTGTGCCTGCTCGGGGCGATCCGGCCACCTCGTACCCTTGACCCATGCTGAACCGTACCGACCTGCGTGGACAGGTCCCGTCCGTTGCCGAACTCAGGAGCACGCTCCCGCGTGCCGAGTACGACGTGGACGCGGCGCTGCATCACGTACGGCCGGTGGTCGAGGCGGTCCGCGATCGCGGCGTCGACGCGGTCCTCGAGTACACCGAGAAGTTCGACAAGGTCCGTCCCGCCGGTGTCCGCGTGGCCGCCTCGGAACTCACCAGCGCGCTCGCGAACCTGGACCCGGCCGTCCGCGAGGCGCTGGAGGAGTCCATCGTCCGCGCCCGCAAGGTCCACGGCGATCAGCGCCGTCAGGACGTCACGACCGAGGTCGTCGACGGCGGCACCGTCACCGAGCGCTGGATCCCGGTCGAGCGCGTCGGGCTGTACGCGCCGGGCGGGCTCGCGGTGTACCCCTCGACCGTGGTGATGAACGTCGTCCCGGCGCAGATCGCCGGCGTCGGCACGCTCGTCCTGTGCTCACCGCCGCAGGCCGCGTTCGGCGGGCTCCCGCACCCGACGATCCTGGCCGCCGCCGAACTCCTCGGCGTCGACGAGGTCTGGGCCGTCGGCGGCGCGCAGGCCGTCGCGCTGCTCGCGTACGGCGGCACCGACACCGACGGCACGACTCTGGAGCCCGTCGACATCGTCACCGGGCCCGGCAACATCTACCTCACCGCGGCCAAACGGCTGCTGCGCGGCATCATCGGCATCGACTCCGAGGCGGGCCCGACCGAGATCGCGATCCTCGCCGACGAGACCGCGGACCCGGTGCACGTCGCCGCCGACCTGATCAGCCAGGCCGAACACGACCCGCTCGCCGCGAGTGTGCTCGTCACCACGTCCGAGGAACTCGCGGACGCCGTCGACAAGGAGCTCACCGGTCGCGTGGCCGCGACCAAGCACTCCGAGCGAGTGACGGAGGCCTTGGGCGGCAAGCAGTCCGGCATCATCCTCGTGTCCACTGTGGACGACGGGATCCGGGTTGTGGACGCCTACGCGGCGGAGCACTTGGAGATCCAGACCGCGGACGCGCGTGCGGTGGCGGCCCGTGTGCGCAACGCCGGCGCGATCTTCGTCGGGGCGTACGCGCCGGTCTCGCTCGGCGACTACTGCGCCGGGTCCAACCACGTGCTGCCCACCGGCGGATTCGCGCGGCACTCGTCCGGGCTTTCGGTGCAGAGCTTCCTCAAGGGCGTGCACGTCGTCGACTACAGCCAGGACGCGTTGCGCGAGATCGCCGGCCGCGTCGTCGCGCTGGCGAACGCCGAAGACCTGCCCGCGCACGGCGAGGCCATCACGGCGCGGTTCGAGGGGGAGCGGGCATGAGCATCGGCGAGGAGATCACGCTCGACGCGCTCCCGCTGCGGGAGGACCTGAGGGGCAAGACCCCGTACGGCGCACCGCAGCTTGACGTGCCGATCCGGCTCAACACCAACGAAAACCCGTACCCGCCGCCGGACGCGCTGGTGGCCGACGTCGCCGAGGCCGTCCGCGCCGAGGCCGCTTCGCTGCACCGGTACCCGGATCGCGACGCCGTCGCGCTGCGCCAGGACCTCGCGGACTACCTCGCGGTGTCCACCGGTGTGCTGGTGTCGGAGTCGAACGTGTGGGCCGCCAACGGATCCAACGAGATCCTGCAGCAGATCCTGCAGGCCTTCGGCGGTCCCGGCCGGTCGGCACTGGGCTTCGAGCCGTCGTACTCGATGCACCCGATCATCTCGGCGGGCACCCGCACCGACTGGCTGCCGGTGCCGCGCCGCGACGATTTCACGCTCGACACCGAGAAGGCGGCCGCGCTGGTGGGCGAACGCCGTCCGGACATCGTGTTCGTGACCAGCCCGAACAACCCGACCGGCGGGTCGATCCCGTTCGGAGAGTTGCGCGGGCTGCTCGAAGCGGCGCCGGGCATCGTGGTGGTCGACGAGGCGTACGCGGAGTTCTCGTCGCAGCCGAGCGCTGTCGAGCTGATCGAGGAGTACCCGGCGAAGCTGATCGTGTCGCGCACGATGAGCAAGGCGTTCGCCTTCGCGGGCGGACGGCTCGGCTATCTCGCGGCGGCGCCCGCGATCGTCGACGCGCTGCAGCTGGTGCGTCTGCCGTATCACCTCTCGAAGCTCACGCAGGCCGCCGCGCGCGCCGCGCTGCGGCACGCGGACGCCACCCTCGCCTCGGTCGCCAAACTCGCGGCCGAACGCGACCGCGTGGTGGAATCGTTGCTGGGCTTGGGATTCACGCCGGTCCCGAGCGACGCGAACTTCGTCCTCTTCGGACGGTTCGCGGACGCGCCCGCGACCTGGAAGTCCTATTTGGACAACGGTGTGCTGATCAGGGACGTCGGCATCGCCGGGCACCTGCGGGTGACCATCGGCACACCGGAAGAGAACGACGCCTTTCTCGAGGCCAGCAAGGAGGTGCCGCGATGAGTCGCGTCGGCAAGGTGGACCGCACCACCAAGGAATCGTCCATTTCGGTCCAGCTCGATCTGGACGGCACGGGCCAGGTGGAGATCGACACCGGTGTCCCGTTCTACGACCACATGCTCACCGCGTTCGGCGTGCACGGCTCGCTCGACCTGAAGGTGCAGGCGACCGGTGACGTGCACATCGACGCGCACCACACCGTCGAGGACACCGCGATCGTGCTCGGCCAGGCGCTGCGGCAGGCGCTCGGCGACAAGAGCGGTATCCGGCGGTTCGGCGACGCGTGGATTCCGATGGACGAGACCCTCGCGCACGCCGCGATCGACGTCTCCGGGCGGCCGTACTGCGTGCACCTGGGCGAGCCCGAGCAGTTCAACAGCTTCACCATCGGCGGGAACTACCCGTTCGTGCTGACGCGGCACGTGTTCGACTCGCTGTCGTTCCACGCGCAGATCGCGTTGCACGTGCGGGTTCTGCACGGCCGGGACCCGCACCACATCGCGGAGGCCGAGTACAAGGCCGTCGCGCGGGCACTGCGTGCCGCGACCGAGCCGGACCCGCGGGCGGGCGGCATCCCGTCCACGAAGGGCGTCCTCTAACCCCCGCATTTAGTCCTCTGGATACGTTCCTTGCGCATTTAGAGGACTAAATGCGGCCCGTGGGGCGGTAGGTGGTGAGCTGGACGCCGGACGGAGTCGTCGTGGAGCCGACGAAGTCCAGGGTCTGGGCGGGCGTTCCTTCGGCGAAGAAACGCTTGCCCGTGCCCAAAAGAAGCGGATAGACGGCCAGCACGACTTCGTCCGCGAGCCCGTTTTCGAGCAGTGTCGACGTCAGCGTGGAACTGCCCGAGAGGATGAGGTCCGGGCCGTCCTGCGCCTTGAGGCGGCGTACGCCTTCGACGACGTCCGGGCCGACCCCCTCGAACGGGCCCCAGTTCAGGCTTTCCGGCCGGTGGGTGACGACGAACTTCGTCGCCGTCTTGAGCCGGTCCGCGAAGGGGTCGCTCGGCGCGTCCGGCCAGTATTCCGACCAGAGGTCGTAGGTGTGGCGGCCCAGCAGCAGGTCGAAGCTTTCGGTGTGCGCGGCCAGGAGGGCTTCCCGGCCGGCGGGGGTCCGGTAGGGCATGTTCCAGCCGCTGTACGGGAAGCCGTTCTCGTCCTCAGAATGCTGGATCACGCCGTCGAGCGAGATGTGCTCGATGATCTTGAGCTTCCTCATCATGCCTCCAGCAGCGCGTCGAGCTGGGGCATCGCGGCGCGGAACCCCTCTTCCATCCCGGGAATCGTCTTCTCCATGGCTTCGACGCTGGAAAAGCGCGTCACATGGATCATCCGGGATCCCGTGGCTGTCGTCTCGAAGGTGAAAGTCATGGACGTGGGCATGTCGTCGCCGTCGCCGTCCTCCGCCTCGAAGAAGTCGATGGGATTCACCGCGGCGAACTTCCAGGAATTGGGCCACTTCTCGCCGTTGGGTCCGGTCAGGAAGTATTCGGCGCGGCCGCCCGTCCGGAAATCGTGATGGGTGAACGTGGCGGGCGCGAACGGCGGCCCCCAGAAACGTTCCAGTTGTCTTGGATCCTCCCAAGCCGCCCAGAGGCGTTCTTGCGAAACGGGAAAGTCCGCCACGACGGTGAGCGAGAGTTTCTCGGGATCTTTGGTGACCGAGGTGATCGGCATCGTCATTCCCCTTCCCGGAGGACATCGTCGAGCTGCGCCACCCGTTGGCGCCAAAGGACTTCGTAGGAATCGAGAAGCTCGGTAGCGCGCTTGAGCCGCTCGTGATCGGTCGACACCAGCTGTTCGCGGCCGTTGGCGCGCTTCCGCACGAGCCCGGCGCGCTGGAGCACGGCGACGTGTTTCTGCACGGCGGCGAAGCTCATCTCGTAGTGCGCGGCGAGCCCGGACACCGTCGGCGCTTCCACGATCGCCCGCGCCAGGATGTCGCGGCGGGTGCCGTCGGCCAAGGCGCGGAAGAGCTGATTGAGCGACTCCTCGCTCTCCTCACGAAGTACAACCATGTGGTTGTACGTTAGCCGGGTCCGGTCCCGGTGACAAGGGGCGAGCCCGGCGCGGTCCGGCTCGCGGGCGTGTGGCAGGGTGGCGGTCGTGAGTAACACGACCATCGCTGTGCTGCTGTTCGCGCTCGGCGGCTTCCTGATCGGCGGCGTCTACGCGACCTGGAAGAGCGTCAAGTTCATGGCCGTCGTGCTGGGGATCGGCGCGTTGCTGGCCATCGGCGGCGCGATCGCCTGGCTGGCCTGACTTTGCGGCTTCTCTGACCCAAGTACGTGAAGGCCCCCTTCACTGCGTCTAGCGCAGTGAAGGGGGGCCTTCACGTACTTATGCGGGTGCCGCGCCGCAACGGCGGCTACTTCGAGGCGTCGACCAGCTCCCGCTCATCAGGCGCATCAAGCTGCTTCGCGAGCTTCTCGCCTTCGACGTCGACATCGGGCAGCACGCGATCCAGCCACTTCGGCAGCCACCACGCACCGCGGCCGAGCAGCGACATCAGCGCCGGCACGATGGTCATCCGGATCACGAACGCGTCCACCAGCACCCCGAAGGCCAGCGCGAACCCGATCGACTGGATCAGCGAGGATTCCGCGAGCACGAAGCCGGCGAACACGCTGATCATGATCAGCGCGGCGGCGACCACGACGCGGGAGCCGTGCCGGAAACCGGTCACCATCGCCTGCTGCGGGTCGGCGCCGTGGACGTATTCCTCCCGCATCCGCGTCACCAGGAACACCTGGTAGTCCATCGCGAGCCCGAACAGCACGCCGATCAGCAGGATCGGCAGCATGCTCATGATCGGCCCGGTCGTCTTCACGCCGAGCAGGTCGGTGAGCCAGCCCCACTGGAACACGGCCACCACGGCACCGAACGTCGCGACCACGGAGCCGAGGAAGCCCAGCGTCGCCTTCAGCGGGACGACGATCGAGCGGAACACCAGCATCAGCAACAGGAACGCGAGCCCGACGATCAGCGCGAGATACGGCAGCATCGCGTCGGCGAGTTTCTCCGAGACGTCGATGTTGGCCGCGGTCTGGCCGGTCACGGCCAGCGACGCGCCGGTGGCCGAACCCAGTCCCGCATTCAGGCCGCGGATGTCGCTGACGAGGTCTTCGGTCGCGGTGCTGCTCGGGCCACTCTTCGGGATGACGGTCAGCAACGCCAGGTCACCGGCGCGGTTGGTCTTGGGCGGCGTGACGATCGGGCGTTCGGGGAGGCCGCCGATACCCGCGGCCGCCTGCTGGAGCGCGGCTTGCCGGTCGGTGCTGCCGCTCAGGTCGACGACGATCACCAGCGGGCCGTTGGCGCCTTCGCCGAAGCTGCGGGCGACGGTGTCGTAGGCCTTGCGCTGGGTGGTGTCCGGCGCTGCGGTGCTGTCGTTCGGCAAGCCGAGCTGCATGCTCGCGGCGGGCACGGCGACGATCGCGAGCCCGGCGATCGCGGCGATCAGCACCGGGATCCGGTGGCGGGCGACGAACTTCGCCCAGCGCTCGCCGTGCGTCGTCGTGCTTTCCTTGCGGCGCAAGCGGATCTTGCCGCCCGCCAGCTTGCCGCCCGCGAAACCGAGGATGGCGGGAAGCAGGGTGAGCGCGATGACGACCGCGATCGCGACGGTGATCGCCGCGGCGATCCCCATCTCGCCGAGGAACGGGATGCCGACGACGGTGAGGCCCGCCAGCGCGATGATGACGGTCAGTCCGGCGAACACCACGGCGGAGCCCGCGGTACCGGTGGCGCGTCCGGCGGCCTCCTCCGGATCGCGGCCGATGGTGAGTTCGTGCCGATACCGGGAAACGATGAAGAGCGCGTAGTCGATGCCGACGGCCAGGCCGATCATCAGCGCGAGCACCGGCGTGTTCGTGTTCAGTTCGAGGAAACCGGACGCCGTGGTGATACCCGCCATGCCGATGCCGACGCCGATGAGCGCGGTCAGCAGCGGGATCCCGGCCGCGAGCAGCGAGCCGAAGGTGATGATCAGGACGACCGCGGCGACGGCGACACCGAGGCCTTCGGTGGCGTTGGTCGCGGGCATCGCCTGCACGGCGTCACCGCCGAAGTCCACTGTGTACCCGGCCGCCTTGGCGGCGTCCGCGGCGGCCATCAAGCCCTCGCGGTCGGCGTCGGTGAGCTCGAAACCCGGCACGCGGTAGCTGACCTGAGCCAGCGCCACGTGCTTGTCGGGCGAGATCGCCTGCACCTGCAGCGGGTTGACCACGCCGGCGACCTTCGGGGCGTTTTCGAGTCCCTTGACGAGACCCGTGATCGCCGCCTGTCCGGCGGGGTCGGTGATGTCGCCGGGGGTCGAGATGACGACGCGTCCCGTCGCGCCACCGGCGGCGGCCTCCGGGAACCGGTCGGCGAGCTGGTCGATCGCCTTCTGCGACTCGGTGCCGGGGATGGTCACCGAGTTCGAAAGCTGGCCGGACAGGGTCAGCGCTCCCGCGCCGAGGGCCACCAGGACGGCGGCCCACACCGCCGTCACCAGTGCCCGGCGCCGGAACGAGAACCGGCCCAGGCGGTAGAGGAAGCTGGCCACGAAAGTCTCCCGTTCACTCGATCAGGTTCATTCCAAGCTAGCCGATCGGCTAGGGGCCTACAAGCCGATCGGCAAGTGTGTGACTAGCCGCACGGCTAGTACTCGTTTGGCCGCGCGGGCACGCTTGACGTAATCTCCGACGGCTGAACGAGGAGGGAACATGGACGTCGTCCACGCGGAGGACACCCGCACGCGACTACTGGGCACGGCGTTGCGGTTGTTCACCGAACACGGCGTGGAAGGCACCTCGCTGCAGATGATCGCGGACGCCCTCGGCGTCACGAAGGCCGCCGTCTACTACCACTTCAAGACGAAGGCGGAGATCACCGAGTCGGTCGCCGAGCCGGTGCTGCGCGAGCTGGAGGGCATCGTCGACGACGCCCGCGCCCAGCGCACCCGGGGCGCGCAGATCGACCATCTGCTGGACGGTTTCGTCGATCTCGTGGTGCGGCACCGTTCGCTGGTCGCGCTGTTCTCCAGCGACCCCGGCATCGCCCGTGCGATCGAGAAGTCCGTGCACAGCTCGGACAGTTTCAAGAACCGGCTGCTGGAGATCCTGGTCGGCCCGGATCCGGATCTCACCGCGATCGTGACCGCGCAGGTGCTGCTGGCGGGGATCGCCGTCGCCGGCGGCTCGCCCGAGGTCGCGTCGCTCGATGACGAAACACTGCGCGAAACGCTCCTGGCCGTCGGGCGCAAGCTCTACAACCGCCCGCGCCGCCGTTCGTGACCGATGCGTTCAAGACGGCGGCCGCGATCCACGCGACCCTGTCGGTATGAACATCGATCTGACGACGGCGGCCACGTTCATGGCCACCCAGGCCCGGCTGCTCGACAGGCGGCGCTTCGAGGTCCTTTTCCGCGACGGTGACCCGGCGGCGGCGCTCGCCGCGCTGGAGGCGTACCGCAATCCCGACGGCGGTTACGGCCACGGATTGGAACCCGACTGCCGCTCGGCGACGAGCCAGCCCGGTGGCGCGCTGCACGCT carries:
- the hisD gene encoding histidinol dehydrogenase, with the translated sequence MLNRTDLRGQVPSVAELRSTLPRAEYDVDAALHHVRPVVEAVRDRGVDAVLEYTEKFDKVRPAGVRVAASELTSALANLDPAVREALEESIVRARKVHGDQRRQDVTTEVVDGGTVTERWIPVERVGLYAPGGLAVYPSTVVMNVVPAQIAGVGTLVLCSPPQAAFGGLPHPTILAAAELLGVDEVWAVGGAQAVALLAYGGTDTDGTTLEPVDIVTGPGNIYLTAAKRLLRGIIGIDSEAGPTEIAILADETADPVHVAADLISQAEHDPLAASVLVTTSEELADAVDKELTGRVAATKHSERVTEALGGKQSGIILVSTVDDGIRVVDAYAAEHLEIQTADARAVAARVRNAGAIFVGAYAPVSLGDYCAGSNHVLPTGGFARHSSGLSVQSFLKGVHVVDYSQDALREIAGRVVALANAEDLPAHGEAITARFEGERA
- a CDS encoding carbon-nitrogen hydrolase family protein, which encodes MPRIGLCQLTAAEDPETNLKLIREGVTAAAAEGARIVVFPEAAMARFGIPLAPVAQPLDGPWASTVTALADEHGVVVVAGMFTPSPDGRVSNTLLVTGAGHHFGYDKIHLYDAFGFAESDTVAPGTAPATFEVDGVTFGVATCYDIRFPELFRKLADDGADIVLVPTSWGAGEGKREQWEVLVRARALDSGCWVLGCGQADPATTSTPVNPKAPTGIGYSTVSDGFGRLHTQLGAGPELVIIDVDPAVSGKARAATGVLANRRL
- a CDS encoding dihydrofolate reductase family protein — translated: MRKLKIIEHISLDGVIQHSEDENGFPYSGWNMPYRTPAGREALLAAHTESFDLLLGRHTYDLWSEYWPDAPSDPFADRLKTATKFVVTHRPESLNWGPFEGVGPDVVEGVRRLKAQDGPDLILSGSSTLTSTLLENGLADEVVLAVYPLLLGTGKRFFAEGTPAQTLDFVGSTTTPSGVQLTTYRPTGRI
- a CDS encoding SMP-30/gluconolactonase/LRE family protein, coding for MDMVKAQFEMLDERFARVNGDEWMQRLHTGCRWTEGPAYFPAGRYLVFSDIPNDRVLRWDETTGAVGVFREPAGFHNGHTVDRQGRLVSCEQGNRRVTRTEHDGTTTVLAGTYQGKRFNSPNDVVESSDGAIWFTDPSYGIDSDYEGHQAESEIGACHVYRVDPVDGSVRIVADDFSRPNGLAFSLDESLLYIADTRQNPSHIRVFSVDDGRLSGGEVFATSDAGGFDGVRLDAAGRVWAAAHDGLHCFAPDGTRIGKLRVPEVCSNLTFGGPRRNDLFITASSSVYTLRVNFSAPRV
- a CDS encoding response regulator → MNADEQQPKRGKTINVGVIEDHPLYRDAVARVLTEAPDIELGAVADSVARFAVQEQPPGSVVVLDLKLRGVQDAAAVLEVGQMGHKVLVVSAHAEQPEVLGAMQAGAKGFLSKDVDGDELLRAIRTIADDNAYVSPTLAGMIIQDSEDRHAGPKIVLSEREKQVLRLVAAGERDVDVAEILNISVRTVRSYLDRIRDKTGERRRAGFVRVAIREGLLR
- a CDS encoding Lrp/AsnC family transcriptional regulator, with protein sequence MDDVDRMLLTALQQDATQAYAALGKAVGLSAGAAHERVRKLREQGVIRRTTVDVDPAAVGRGVMAFVLVEAGSWMGDPPTKAALEALPEVVEAHIIAGPASLLVKVRTPTTEELQASLRRLYAIEGVTGTQTIVVLESFFERPVDARGDGSPEPPSPPGPSR
- a CDS encoding TetR/AcrR family transcriptional regulator, coding for MDVVHAEDTRTRLLGTALRLFTEHGVEGTSLQMIADALGVTKAAVYYHFKTKAEITESVAEPVLRELEGIVDDARAQRTRGAQIDHLLDGFVDLVVRHRSLVALFSSDPGIARAIEKSVHSSDSFKNRLLEILVGPDPDLTAIVTAQVLLAGIAVAGGSPEVASLDDETLRETLLAVGRKLYNRPRRRS
- a CDS encoding histidinol-phosphate transaminase encodes the protein MSIGEEITLDALPLREDLRGKTPYGAPQLDVPIRLNTNENPYPPPDALVADVAEAVRAEAASLHRYPDRDAVALRQDLADYLAVSTGVLVSESNVWAANGSNEILQQILQAFGGPGRSALGFEPSYSMHPIISAGTRTDWLPVPRRDDFTLDTEKAAALVGERRPDIVFVTSPNNPTGGSIPFGELRGLLEAAPGIVVVDEAYAEFSSQPSAVELIEEYPAKLIVSRTMSKAFAFAGGRLGYLAAAPAIVDALQLVRLPYHLSKLTQAAARAALRHADATLASVAKLAAERDRVVESLLGLGFTPVPSDANFVLFGRFADAPATWKSYLDNGVLIRDVGIAGHLRVTIGTPEENDAFLEASKEVPR
- the hisB gene encoding imidazoleglycerol-phosphate dehydratase HisB, translating into MSRVGKVDRTTKESSISVQLDLDGTGQVEIDTGVPFYDHMLTAFGVHGSLDLKVQATGDVHIDAHHTVEDTAIVLGQALRQALGDKSGIRRFGDAWIPMDETLAHAAIDVSGRPYCVHLGEPEQFNSFTIGGNYPFVLTRHVFDSLSFHAQIALHVRVLHGRDPHHIAEAEYKAVARALRAATEPDPRAGGIPSTKGVL
- a CDS encoding response regulator transcription factor yields the protein MIGNVQVTEDRPETDRVDVAVIEDHPLYRHAVVRVLTEAEGIELGAVVDSVARFHVHPQPPGSVVLLDLGLPGIAGAAAVLQVCELGHHVLVVSAQAEPEQVLGAIAAGAKGFLSKDVDVDELLTAIRTVARGRAYVSAVVAGMIIKDNADRPVAAPDVALSAREKQVLRLVAAGERDVDIARILGIGVRTVRGYLDRIRDKLGERRRAGLVRKAIQLGLASPPEVPGPSRPVAPRADAGGFEGRR
- a CDS encoding MMPL family transporter, giving the protein MASFLYRLGRFSFRRRALVTAVWAAVLVALGAGALTLSGQLSNSVTIPGTESQKAIDQLADRFPEAAAGGATGRVVISTPGDITDPAGQAAITGLVKGLENAPKVAGVVNPLQVQAISPDKHVALAQVSYRVPGFELTDADREGLMAAADAAKAAGYTVDFGGDAVQAMPATNATEGLGVAVAAVVLIITFGSLLAAGIPLLTALIGVGIGMAGITTASGFLELNTNTPVLALMIGLAVGIDYALFIVSRYRHELTIGRDPEEAAGRATGTAGSAVVFAGLTVIIALAGLTVVGIPFLGEMGIAAAITVAIAVVIALTLLPAILGFAGGKLAGGKIRLRRKESTTTHGERWAKFVARHRIPVLIAAIAGLAIVAVPAASMQLGLPNDSTAAPDTTQRKAYDTVARSFGEGANGPLVIVVDLSGSTDRQAALQQAAAGIGGLPERPIVTPPKTNRAGDLALLTVIPKSGPSSTATEDLVSDIRGLNAGLGSATGASLAVTGQTAANIDVSEKLADAMLPYLALIVGLAFLLLMLVFRSIVVPLKATLGFLGSVVATFGAVVAVFQWGWLTDLLGVKTTGPIMSMLPILLIGVLFGLAMDYQVFLVTRMREEYVHGADPQQAMVTGFRHGSRVVVAAALIMISVFAGFVLAESSLIQSIGFALAFGVLVDAFVIRMTIVPALMSLLGRGAWWLPKWLDRVLPDVDVEGEKLAKQLDAPDERELVDASK
- a CDS encoding SRPBCC family protein, which produces MPITSVTKDPEKLSLTVVADFPVSQERLWAAWEDPRQLERFWGPPFAPATFTHHDFRTGGRAEYFLTGPNGEKWPNSWKFAAVNPIDFFEAEDGDGDDMPTSMTFTFETTATGSRMIHVTRFSSVEAMEKTIPGMEEGFRAAMPQLDALLEA
- a CDS encoding ArsR/SmtB family transcription factor; the protein is MVVLREESEESLNQLFRALADGTRRDILARAIVEAPTVSGLAAHYEMSFAAVQKHVAVLQRAGLVRKRANGREQLVSTDHERLKRATELLDSYEVLWRQRVAQLDDVLREGE